In Armigeres subalbatus isolate Guangzhou_Male unplaced genomic scaffold, GZ_Asu_2 Contig1141, whole genome shotgun sequence, one DNA window encodes the following:
- the LOC134202295 gene encoding uncharacterized protein LOC134202295, with product MAEPAQLRPPDGGWGWMVVFAYGMANIMIVPVLQSFGLIFKDTFKQINISATDASLIINLASAVGMTFGLFNGPLLRSFGFRKVATLGGCMFSLGLMFTSSAETFLHFIITYSIIASLGMGFCNSSFSLALNTYFVTRRNKAAGIAMTITGLGPILLPQLVSLLVALYGSRNCLLIIGALATHIVAGALLLQPVNRHMIPVEAKIDPSLPKEEAADEKYSVVDTSQRINSKWELESDNEDDYLEKQSYFADHDMDAQSIYGFEQTSQMRRRESMAAAMHLTRTKSEVIHPIQRHPSTAEMLLKTYSQNLDPHMETGKRRWFQSGSTETVNLGSSVKIFEDKELERRGSLDNGSPRRKSSTARFSPRTKRWFEKSEESFHLGSSLKLFDERHPGSRRSSQSNIRELAVPMLVISQSKLPVLSENQGLTDDNRLPSIMRQLDNPASPKPQGPKTTKFDFSHVDGKGDPVTLHEEKRKSLSQKIVTLFDLTLLRDKVYVNMMLGMSIAVFAEINFSLLTPFILNDLGYETEQIASIMSTLAVADLMFRFISPFVGDSLKLTPRIMYMIALSMLILTRFSILIARNYTEMIVVAFFLGVAKGVRTVYMGLVIPSYIPLKRLPAASSIQMMTNGIILMTIGPLVGLIRDLSGDYSKSILFINGFTIVTLIMWAIEMVYVSRKAARKQREAITQEEIS from the exons ATCATGATTGTGCCAGTGCTCCAGAGTTTCGGTCTCATCTTCAAGGACACCTTCAAACAGATCAACATCTCCGCAACGGACGCCTCGCTCATCATCAACCTCGCCTCTGCCGTCGGCATGACCTTTGGCCTGTTCAATGGCCCGTTGCTGCGCAGCTTCGGTTTCCGCAAGGTAGCTACCCTCGGTGGATGTATGTTCTCCCTCGGTCTCATGTTCACCTCCAGTGCCGAAACGTTCCTTCACTTCATCATTACTTACAGTATTATAGCAT CTCTGGGTATGGGATTCTGTAATTCTTCATTCTCGTTGGCCCTGAATACGTACTTCGTCACGCGCAGAAATAAAGCGGCCGGCATTGCAATGACCATCACCGGACTAGGGCCGATCCTCCTACCTCAGTTAGTTTCACTGCTGGTAGCTCTATACGGATCCCGGAATTGTTTGCTAATTATTGGGGCTCTGGCGACACACATCGTAGCCGGTGCACTACTTTTGCAACCGGTCAATCGGCACATGATTCCGGTGGAGGCGAAGATCGACCCATCCTTACCGAAGGAGGAAGCTGCTGATGAAAAATACTCAGTTGTTGATA CATCCCAGAGAATCAACAGCAAATGGGAACTGGAATCTGACAACGAAGACGACTATCTCGAAAAACAAAGCTACTTCGCAGACCACGACATGGATGCCCAAAGTATCTACGGCTTTGAGCAAACATCTCAGATGCGCCGCCGGGAATCGATGGCCGCGGCGATGCACCTAACGCGAACTAAAAGTGAAG TTATTCATCCCATACAGAGGCACCCCTCGACGGCCGAAATGTTGCTCAAAACGTACTCGCAGAATTTGGATCCGCACATGGAAACCGGCAAGAGGAGATGGTTCCAATCTGGATCGACCGAAACGGTCAATTTAGGAAGTTCagtgaaaatatttgaagacaaaGAACTAGAACGGAGAGGTTCTCTGGACAACGGTTCTCCCAGAAGGAAATCTTCGACAGCAAGATTTTCTCCTAGAACCAAACGATGGTTCGAAAagtcggaggaatccttccattTGGGGAGCTCACTGAAGTTGTTTGACGAGCGGCACCCAGGATCTCGTAGGAGTTCCCAATCAAACATTCGTGAACTGGCAGTTCCTATGCTTGTCATCTCCCAATCGAAGCTTCCAGTTTTAAGTGAAAACCAAGGCCTTACGGATGATAACCGACTGCCGTCGATCATGAGACAGTTGGATAATCCAGCATCTCCAAAGCCGCAGGGGCCGAAAACCACCAAATTTGATTTCAGCCACGTGGATGGCAAGGGGGATCCCGTTACTTTACATGAAGAGAAACGGAAAAGTCTGTCACAAAAAATAGTGACCCTTTTTGATCTCACTCTCCTGCGGGACAAAGTGTATGTCAACATGATGTTGGGTATGTCAATTGCTGTATTCGCTGAGATAAACTTCTCCCTGCTGACGCCATTCATTCTGAATGATCTGGGCTACGAGACGGAGCAGATTGCGTCAATTATGTCGACCCTGGCGGTTGCGGATTTGATGTTTCGATTTATCTCCCCATTCGTTGGAGATTCGCTGAAGCTAACTCCTCGGATCATGTACATGATTGCCCTCAGCATGTTGATACTTACTAGGTTTA GTATTCTCATTGCGCGCAACTACACCGAGATGATTGTGGTGGCATTTTTCCTCGGAGTGGCCAAAGGAGTTCGCACGGTTTACATGGGCTTGGTCATCCCAAGTTACATCCCGCTGAAACGTCTACCCGCGGCATCCAGCATCCAGATGATGACCAACGGTATAATCCTGATGACGATTGGTCCGCTGGTCGGGCTGATCCGGGACCTCTCGGGTGATTACTCGAAAAGCATTCTGTTCATCAATGGCTTCACAATTGTGACACTGATCATGTGGGCCATCGAGATGGTGTACGTGAGTCGTAAGGCAGCGCGGAAACAGCGGGAAGCAATCACACAAGAAGAGATCTCCTGA